CATTCTATATACTCCGTTAGCACGCATTGTATAATTGGTGAAAAGTACCTCATTGCCATTGTAAGGACTAATAATAGCATCCAGTACATTAACGAACTCTGGAGGATTTTTAACAAAGAATGAAGGATAAATCCATTCTGTACCATTGAAATAATAAAAACCAGGACTTGGTAGTTGTGCAGGAATAGCCGGGTGGTTATAATTATTTGCTCTGGCTCCAGAAGAAACCAAAAGCTGGCTATTATCAAAAAGATTGATATTATAGGCAAAATTGAAGAAAGGACCTGAGGGTTTAAAAGTATTGTTACTTTCATCCTTTATCCCTGACAATACTGTTCCTCCTAAAATTTTTCCACCGGCTGTTAGTGCAGTATTACATTCTTCACCAAGGCTTACCGCATTTTGTGATACTCCATTGATGCCGTAAGTGTACACTCTGTTATCTGTAACGACGATACTATTGGAGGTAATGACAACATCCCGGATTTTTTCGAAAGTTGTAGGAAGTTGTGTTGGAGTACCGTTATTATAAATATAGGCTGCTGTATTCGTTGAGAAAACCAGTTCTGATTCTGAATCTATATGTTTAAAAGCTCCGGGAGCTTCCGTTGTCCAGGTAGAATATACCGGAAACGTAGTATTCATTTGATGGCTTTTCAATCCTGTGTCAGTTACAGAATATACTTTATTCCCGAATATTGTGGCTTCATTACTGGCCTGGTAAACCCCGCCAGACAGGAAAAATGCTGAATCACCAAATTCTTTATTCTGCAGGTTAAATATGGATAGCCCATACCCGACAGAAATTACCGCCTGATCTCCGGTTATGGAAATATGGTTGATTTTTTTATTCCCATTATATCCTGTCGCAATAGGAATATCAACAATATATTTGATCTCTTGTGGCGTGATCACATCCATAGATCCGTTTTCATAACCGATAAGCCCGGTTTTAGTTTGTGGATTATAATCAAAGGCTGTGATTCCGATATTGTGCAGACCATTGGCCTTGGATAACTTCGTAATTTCTCCTGTTGATATGGTATAATAGAATATTCCGTTTTCTGTGGCCGCAATGATTTTTCCATTGTCTTCTTTCATTGCTAAGATCTTGTTGTAAGAAAACAGATCAGCCCATTTTTTGGATGAAATAACCTGAGCTTTTATCAGCTGCAGGGATGCTAAAATACCAAGAGAAATTATAGAGAGTTTTTTCATATTATGCGGTTATGCTGCTATCTATTACCTGATTGTTCCAGGAAATATGCTGTACGTTTTTGTTTGTATCAAAATAAAAATCTATTCTGCCCAAAAGAAGTCCTGCCCATCCAACCTGGTTGACAAGAACATTTTTGCCTTGTCTGTTGGTAAAAGATTGAGGTTCTGGTAAGAATGTATGAGTATGGCCCCCTAAGATAATATCAATATTTTCTGTATTGGCGGCTAAAATTTTATCGCTTATTTTATTAGGTTCATCTCTGTAGTCGTAGCCGATATGGGAAAGGCAAATTACCAGATCACATTTCTGATCTTTTTTCAGGAAATCTGAATAATGCTGTGCTACATCAATAGGATTGGAATACACGGTTTCTCCATACTGTTTTTTGCCTACAAGACCATCCAGCTGGATTCCCACTCCGAAAATTCCTACTTTGATTCCATTCTTGTTGAAGATCTGATAAGGGGAAGTTTTCCCATCAAGAACGGTATTTTTAAAATCATAATTGGAACAGATAAAAGGAAACTTCGCATTAGGAAGCACTTTTAAAAATCCATCAAGACCATTGTCGAAATCATGATTTCCCATGGTAGAGGCATCATATTTCATCATGGACATTAATTTGAACTCCAGTTCTCCTCCGAAAAAATTAAAATAAGGAGTTCCCTGGAAAATATCTCCCGAATCAAGAAGAAGAACATTATTTTCCTGATTTCTGATTTGTTGAATTAAATTCGCTCTTCTTGCAAAACCTCCCTGATTGGGATTTTTTGTATAGCTTGCGTCAAAAGGCTCTATTCTGCTATGTTGGTCATTGGTATGAAGAATGGTCAGTTTATTTGCTGATTTTACATTGAGGATTTTTAATTCTTCCGCCATCATCATGTTGGGAGCTAAAGCCATTGCTAAAGATCCGCCGCCTATTGCTTTTAAAAAACTTTTTCTATCCATTATTTCTTCCCGATAAAATTTAAACGAACCTCCGAATTTGCCACAACTTCAGGGGATTTCTTAAAATAATCGATAAATAAATCTCTCATTTTAATCCCTGTTGCAATGGATTCTCCTTTTGCAAAGAATTTCATATTGTCTCCTCCCAGCGCAAGATAGTCTGAAGTGGCAATATAATAATCTTTTGCCGGATCTACTGCTTTTCCGTTGATTAAGGTTTTGATTACCTGTCCGTTATTTGTTTCAATGTATAAATGAGAAACAGGATTGTTGACCTGCGTTTTTGCATAATACTCAAAAAGACCCGGTAAATCTGCTCCTTTCATTTTTACAATGACCACCTCATTTTCGAAAGGCATTACTTCAAATACATTTTTAAGTAAAATATCTCCTTTTCCAATAGTGGTACGGATTCCTCCGATATTGATCAGCGCAGCATCTACGTTTTGCTTAAGATGAGTTTTAATCCATTCATTACCTCCTTCAAACGTATAGTCAGCTAAAAGATTTCCCAGATTGCTGTTATCACCCTGCTTGGTAAGATCCACATTCGTGTGTGAAATCTTCTGGTTCATTTCTTTGTCCAGTTTCTGCTTATAGGGCTCAATAAATTTTACAAACTCCTCATCATTCTTTAGCTCATTATTAATAGAAATATTTTTCTGGGTCTTTACATTTACAAGCATCGGCGCAGAAGCCGTTTTGCATGCTGTAAGGGACGCCAGAGCAATTCCTAGTAACAAGAATTTATTTTTCATAATCTCTTTTAGTATATGCAAATATAACTATATGTATAATAAAACATTATTATTTATTACAAATTCTTACTGTAAATTATTAAATTTGGCAAAAATAATTCTAACAGATGAGCATTTTAAAAGGAGTAGGTGTTGCATTGGTAACACCCTTTAATGAAGATTTATCCGTTGACTTCGATAGTTTAACAAAACTTGTGGAGTACAATATCGACAACGGGACCAATTATTTGGTTGTATTGGGAACAACGGCAGAAGCCGCAACGCTTTCTGCTGAGGAGAAGAAACAGGTAATTGAGCATATCATTAAGGTAAATAATAAACGTCTTCCTTTAGTGTTGGGAATTGGCGGTAACGATACTCTTGATGTCAAGAAACAGATTGAAGAAGCAGACCTTTCTGCATTTGAAGCAGTACTTTCTGTGTCTCCATACTATAATAAACCTAATCAGGAAGGTCTTTATCAGCATTATAAAGCGTTAGCTTCCACAGGAAAAAATATTATCATCTATAATGTTCCTTCAAGAACCGGGCAGAATGTAGAAGCAGATACTACGATTCGTCTTGCAAAAGAATTCCCTAATTTGTTTTTGATTAAGGAAGCTGCACCCAATATTTTACAGTACTTTGATATTCTGAGAAAGAAACCTGAAGGTTTTTCTTTAGTTTCCGGAGATGATGAATATACATTACCTGTAACATTAGCGGGAGGTGATGGTGTAATTTCCGTAATCGGGCAGGCGTATCCTAAAGAATTTTCTACTATGGTACAGCTGGCTTTCGAAGGAAAGGTAAAAGAAGCTTATGAAATCCACAACAAGCTGGTAGATATTACCCGTCTGATTTTTGCAGAAGGAAACCCTTGCGGTATTAAAGTAATATTGACAGAAAAAGGGATTATTAAGAATTATCTGAGACTTCCTTTGGTAAAGGCTTCAGAAGGTCTTCATGCAAAAATTAAGGCTGAAATGGCAAACCTTTAATAATGAACTGACAGGATGAATTTTAATCATGTTTTAAGACTCATCAGTCATCATTGAACAATATAAAGAGTGAAAAGTTTAGGCTTTTCACTTTTTTAATCATCATACTATAACAAATCATGAAATTAAAACAGGCAACAGCTGCAGACATCCCGTTAATTCAGGATCTTGCGCGAAGATCATGGGAAAATGCTTACGCAGATATTCTTTCGAAGGAACAGATGGAATTCATGCTTTCTGGAATGTATTCTGAAACTGAAATTCTCAATCATTTCCAAAATCCGCATTATCATTATTATCTTATTCAGGATGAAGATAATGATTCCTATGAAGGCTTTATCGGATACGAACATCATTATGAAGAAAAAACCACCAAGCTGCATCGCATTTATCTGGTTCCGGAGAGCAAAGGAAAAGGGTTCGGAAAAGAAGCCCTTCGGTTTCTCAATGAGAAGGTTTATGAAAACGAAAACGATAGAATTATTTTAAATGTCAATAAATACAATTCTGCCAGAAACTTCTATGAATCCCAGGGATACAGGGTTTACGATGAAGGTGTTTTTGACATTGGGAACGGTTTTGTAATGGATGATTTTCTAATGGAATTTCTAATTCACAGATAAATGACTTAAAATTTTGTAACTTTATCCTGTAATTCTATAACAAGTGACTTCTTTTTTTAATTCATCTTTGCTTCAGAACCAAATCACTTATTACAATACATTCATATGCTTGGTTTTGAGCTGAATCAGCTTTTTATCAGTATATTTTTTTCATCCTTAGTGTTTAAATTCCTGTATTCAATAATACAGGAGTTTTTTCGTATATATCGCAAAAATAAAAAAAATAAAGCTATTTCACTTTTAAATGAAATAAATTATTATATTTACTAAATAAAACTGGCTTTATATATACTAGGATGAAAATGTATGTTAAATTTGATTTCAATGCCCTCTGCAAAAAGGTATTGGACGAGAAACTAAAAGAACACGGGCTGAAGTACAGGTTACTGAACTTCGGTGAAGTAGAATTCTATGAGCCCCTTACCCAAGAACAGCACAATCTTTTTAAGAAAAATCTTGAAGATTATGGTATCGAGATCATAGAAAGCCAAAAAACCGCTTTGGTACAGAAAATAAAAGATGCTATTGTAGAACTTGTCTTTTCTGATGAGATTATTCCCGTAAAAGCATCGATCTATATTTCTGAGAAACTGAATCACAGCTACGGATATCTTTCCAATCTATTTTCAGAAGTGGCTTACACGTCTATAGAGAACTTTATCATTCTGCAAAAGATAGAGCATGCAAAAGCTTTGATCATAAGAAACAAGCAAAGCCTTACAGAAATTGCCCACAAGCTGAATTACTCCAGTGTGGCGCATTTGAGTACCCAGTTTAAAAATACAACAGGAATCACTCCATCCCAGTTTCAAAAGATTATTGGCAGACGAAGAAGAGTACAAAGCATGGTAATAAACCCTAAAATGCAGTATGAATAAAGAATTTCTGAACGTAATAGTAGCAGATAGCGATGACAATACATTGATTTTTTTTAAAAATATTCTAAAAGAGTTGAAAATCTCTATAAAAGTTCAATGTTTCAGTAACGGAAAAAACCTGATGGAATATCTCAATAATGAGGATGCTGTAGTTCCGGAAATTGTTTTTATCAACCACGCTATTCCTGGAAAGACAAGCATGGAGTGCCTGGAAGATATCACTTCAAATTCAAAATTCAAGAATATGGTGACGGCTATTTTTTCTGAACCGATTCCGGAAAATGAAATAGAAGATATTTTTGTAAAAGGAGCTCACATTTTTATGAAAAAACCTGATTGTTTTGATAAGCTTAAAAAGGTGCTTACGGAAGTTATTACCATCAATTGGCAGTATCACACTTCGGGATTGAATAAAGATAATTTAATCCTTAAAGTATGATGGATAAGGGATTTATTAATTTAGTGTTAAGAATTTTTGAATCATATTTACTGCATACTATTCACAAATAAGTGATAATTTTATAACGAATAATTAAAATAATATAAAAGGCATCTGAATTAATATACTGACATTTGTAAAAGTAAACTCAGACACAAATTTCATTATATAGTAGAAGATACAGATGAATGAAAGGTAATTGTTTCTAAAAATAAAGAATTATATAAATCACGATGTTAGTTAACAAAATGAATTATAATAATTTTCCAATTTTAAAGCACAGAAGATCTTTAAACAAAACGGTACAATCATGAAAACTCAATAAGTAGTTGGAGGTATTTTTATTCGTTTCATTCCCTCATCTCCACCGAAAAACAGTTAGTTTTTATAATAAGCAAGTTGGAAAAAAATAATTCATTTTGTTTTTTATAATTTATTTTAATAGTTAGGTCTTAGACTATTTATCTATTATATTGTTATATAAATATTTTTTCACACCACACCACATCACAAAATATTAAGCCTAACTATTAAAATAAATTTATTTTGAACAGACCAAAAGTAATTTCTTCTAAATAACAGTTTTATAAGGGGGCCGCAGGAAAATTTTCTGCGGTTTTTTTTATGAAATTTTACTCCACTTATTTTTCCCTTTGTAGTACCTGATATAATAGTTTTTAATAATCAGATTATCCTGTCTGGAAAGCATTGGATCCGCTTCCAGTATTCTTTCTACCGTATTTTTTGTAGTTTTAATGATTGCCGAATCATTAATAAGATCCAGTCTTTTAAAATCTACCACACCACTTTGCTGGGTACCCAGAATATCTCCCGGACCGCGAAGCTGCATATCCACTTCAGAAATTTTGAAACCATCATTGGTCTCAGTCATGGTCTTGATACGTGTTCTGCTTTCTTTGGATAATTTATCGGAAGTCATCAGGATACAGTAACTCTGTTCGGCACCTCTTCCCACACGTCCTCTGAGCTGGTGAAGCTGTGATAGCCCGAACCTTTCTGAACTTTCAATCACCATTACGGAAGCATTGGGAACATTTACCCCCACTTCAATTACTGTAGTTGCCACCATAATTTCTGCTTTACCTGAAGCAAAATAAGCCATTGCAGCATCTTTTTCGTCAGGTTTCATTTTTCCGTGAAGCATGGTTACATTGTATTCTGAGAAATATTCCATGACATGCTCCAGGCCTTCCATCAGGTTTTTATAATCTAAGGTTTCAGATTCCTCAATAAGAGGATATACGAAATAAACCTGTCTGCCTTTCTTAATTTCATCTTTGCAGAAATTATATACATACAATCTGTCTTTTTCACGTCTGTGAGCAGTAATGATAGGCTTTCTTCCTACAGGCATTTCATCAATAACGGAAACATCAAGATCAGAATAAAAACTCATAGCGAGAGTTCTGGGAATCGGTGTAGCGGTCATCACAAGAATGTGTGGCGGAATTTTATTTTTAGCCCAAAGTTTAGCCCGTTGAGCAACGCCGAATCTATGTTGCTCATCAATGATGGCTAATCCCAGGTTTTTAAATTTAACCTTGTCTTCTAAAACCGCATGAGTTCCTACCAAAATAGAAAGCGTACCATTTTCCAGCTCTTCATGGATAATTCTTCTTTCTGCTGCTTTAGTTGAACCTGTCAGGAGACGGATATTGATTCCTGTTTTTTCTAAAAGTTCTTTGATCCCATTATAATGCTGCTGGGCGAGAATTTCCGTAGGTGCCATCAAACAGCTCTGAAAACCATTATCCATAGCGATAAGCATGGTAAGAAGAGCTACCATTGTTTTTCCTGATCCTACATCACCTTGTAAAAGCCTGTTCATCTGAATAGGCCTCTTCATATCCACTCTGATTTCCTTTAAGA
This region of Chryseobacterium culicis genomic DNA includes:
- a CDS encoding T9SS type A sorting domain-containing protein; protein product: MKKLSIISLGILASLQLIKAQVISSKKWADLFSYNKILAMKEDNGKIIAATENGIFYYTISTGEITKLSKANGLHNIGITAFDYNPQTKTGLIGYENGSMDVITPQEIKYIVDIPIATGYNGNKKINHISITGDQAVISVGYGLSIFNLQNKEFGDSAFFLSGGVYQASNEATIFGNKVYSVTDTGLKSHQMNTTFPVYSTWTTEAPGAFKHIDSESELVFSTNTAAYIYNNGTPTQLPTTFEKIRDVVITSNSIVVTDNRVYTYGINGVSQNAVSLGEECNTALTAGGKILGGTVLSGIKDESNNTFKPSGPFFNFAYNINLFDNSQLLVSSGARANNYNHPAIPAQLPSPGFYYFNGTEWIYPSFFVKNPPEFVNVLDAIISPYNGNEVLFTNYTMRANGVYRMKYNATSKDFELVKYYDLGAQPYYRRPVGFAVDPQNNLFVSFGFNDGNPSMGIYDKTSDDFLIKKIVLASDGIQKPVFHENMLWTPLPRSNNFWVYDYKSATNLSDDTDYILGSSNGFNSSGGILSVAFDKSGDAWIGTDGGLRIMRNAATEIKSSQPEVEPIVIEQNGLGEELFRESAILQIAVDAGDYKWVSVDGGGVYYLSADGQRTIKHFTKENSPLPTNSVTDIKVDKKTGKVYFVTYNGIVTYQGDVADVTSNFGDVMVYPNPVVYSNFKGKVTIKGLAEKTNIRIVDAAGNVVHSAVARGGYYEWDLNNQKGTRVASGIYFVLMTNEDGSDKATAKIGVVN
- a CDS encoding bifunctional metallophosphatase/5'-nucleotidase — its product is MDRKSFLKAIGGGSLAMALAPNMMMAEELKILNVKSANKLTILHTNDQHSRIEPFDASYTKNPNQGGFARRANLIQQIRNQENNVLLLDSGDIFQGTPYFNFFGGELEFKLMSMMKYDASTMGNHDFDNGLDGFLKVLPNAKFPFICSNYDFKNTVLDGKTSPYQIFNKNGIKVGIFGVGIQLDGLVGKKQYGETVYSNPIDVAQHYSDFLKKDQKCDLVICLSHIGYDYRDEPNKISDKILAANTENIDIILGGHTHTFLPEPQSFTNRQGKNVLVNQVGWAGLLLGRIDFYFDTNKNVQHISWNNQVIDSSITA
- a CDS encoding 5'-nucleotidase C-terminal domain-containing protein, which encodes MKNKFLLLGIALASLTACKTASAPMLVNVKTQKNISINNELKNDEEFVKFIEPYKQKLDKEMNQKISHTNVDLTKQGDNSNLGNLLADYTFEGGNEWIKTHLKQNVDAALINIGGIRTTIGKGDILLKNVFEVMPFENEVVIVKMKGADLPGLFEYYAKTQVNNPVSHLYIETNNGQVIKTLINGKAVDPAKDYYIATSDYLALGGDNMKFFAKGESIATGIKMRDLFIDYFKKSPEVVANSEVRLNFIGKK
- the dapA gene encoding 4-hydroxy-tetrahydrodipicolinate synthase, whose translation is MSILKGVGVALVTPFNEDLSVDFDSLTKLVEYNIDNGTNYLVVLGTTAEAATLSAEEKKQVIEHIIKVNNKRLPLVLGIGGNDTLDVKKQIEEADLSAFEAVLSVSPYYNKPNQEGLYQHYKALASTGKNIIIYNVPSRTGQNVEADTTIRLAKEFPNLFLIKEAAPNILQYFDILRKKPEGFSLVSGDDEYTLPVTLAGGDGVISVIGQAYPKEFSTMVQLAFEGKVKEAYEIHNKLVDITRLIFAEGNPCGIKVILTEKGIIKNYLRLPLVKASEGLHAKIKAEMANL
- a CDS encoding GNAT family N-acetyltransferase, which translates into the protein MKLKQATAADIPLIQDLARRSWENAYADILSKEQMEFMLSGMYSETEILNHFQNPHYHYYLIQDEDNDSYEGFIGYEHHYEEKTTKLHRIYLVPESKGKGFGKEALRFLNEKVYENENDRIILNVNKYNSARNFYESQGYRVYDEGVFDIGNGFVMDDFLMEFLIHR
- a CDS encoding helix-turn-helix domain-containing protein is translated as MKMYVKFDFNALCKKVLDEKLKEHGLKYRLLNFGEVEFYEPLTQEQHNLFKKNLEDYGIEIIESQKTALVQKIKDAIVELVFSDEIIPVKASIYISEKLNHSYGYLSNLFSEVAYTSIENFIILQKIEHAKALIIRNKQSLTEIAHKLNYSSVAHLSTQFKNTTGITPSQFQKIIGRRRRVQSMVINPKMQYE
- a CDS encoding response regulator; protein product: MNKEFLNVIVADSDDNTLIFFKNILKELKISIKVQCFSNGKNLMEYLNNEDAVVPEIVFINHAIPGKTSMECLEDITSNSKFKNMVTAIFSEPIPENEIEDIFVKGAHIFMKKPDCFDKLKKVLTEVITINWQYHTSGLNKDNLILKV
- the recG gene encoding ATP-dependent DNA helicase RecG, translated to MTLETSIEYVKGIGPERAKLIKSVLGLSTVEDLLNFYPIRYLDKSKIYKISQLQEESSQEIQLRGKITQVQEIQTGKTKRLSAKFNDDTGSMDLVWFQYSKWLKEQLPINKEVYIFGKINVFNRQFSMPHPEIEAEEKKEGETRLKPIYPSSEKLTKRGLNQRFFQNALRNICKEIPNLIEENFPEYLMKTFKFMSRQHAFLNVHFPKDQEHFDKADYRLKFEESFFFQLGYGLKKLHHKTQSHGNPFPIIGDHFNDFYENHLPFELTNAQKRVLKEIRVDMKRPIQMNRLLQGDVGSGKTMVALLTMLIAMDNGFQSCLMAPTEILAQQHYNGIKELLEKTGINIRLLTGSTKAAERRIIHEELENGTLSILVGTHAVLEDKVKFKNLGLAIIDEQHRFGVAQRAKLWAKNKIPPHILVMTATPIPRTLAMSFYSDLDVSVIDEMPVGRKPIITAHRREKDRLYVYNFCKDEIKKGRQVYFVYPLIEESETLDYKNLMEGLEHVMEYFSEYNVTMLHGKMKPDEKDAAMAYFASGKAEIMVATTVIEVGVNVPNASVMVIESSERFGLSQLHQLRGRVGRGAEQSYCILMTSDKLSKESRTRIKTMTETNDGFKISEVDMQLRGPGDILGTQQSGVVDFKRLDLINDSAIIKTTKNTVERILEADPMLSRQDNLIIKNYYIRYYKGKNKWSKIS